From Mycolicibacterium nivoides, a single genomic window includes:
- a CDS encoding TetR/AcrR family transcriptional regulator has product MASASTHDVSPPAPASQWTEREAELLAVTLRLLQQHGYDRLTVEAVATEAKSSKATIYRRWPSKTELVLAAFIEGTRVQLVPPRTGSLRTDLLSIGASVCAQAREHGSTMSAIMSEVAHSPELSAALQSQFVLQRKKLMADVLANAVERGEIEAAAIHDELWDVLPGYLVFRSLIPGRPPTEATVRALVDDVLMPSLTRF; this is encoded by the coding sequence GTGGCTTCCGCTTCGACGCACGACGTGTCACCGCCGGCTCCGGCGTCGCAGTGGACTGAGCGCGAGGCCGAGCTGCTGGCGGTGACGCTGCGGCTGTTGCAGCAGCACGGCTACGACCGGTTGACCGTGGAAGCCGTTGCGACCGAAGCCAAGTCCAGCAAGGCCACCATTTACCGCCGGTGGCCCTCGAAGACCGAGCTCGTGCTGGCGGCCTTCATCGAGGGCACCCGGGTCCAGCTGGTCCCGCCCCGCACCGGCTCGCTACGCACCGACCTGCTCAGCATCGGGGCTTCGGTGTGTGCACAGGCACGCGAACACGGAAGCACGATGAGCGCGATCATGTCCGAGGTGGCGCACAGCCCGGAGTTGAGTGCGGCCCTGCAGAGTCAGTTCGTGCTACAGCGCAAGAAACTGATGGCCGATGTTCTGGCCAATGCGGTGGAGCGGGGCGAGATCGAGGCCGCGGCCATCCACGACGAGCTGTGGGACGTGCTGCCGGGGTATCTGGTGTTCCGGTCCCTCATCCCCGGACGTCCGCCGACCGAGGCGACGGTTCGCGCGCTCGTCGACGATGTGTTGATGCCCAGCCTGACCCGCTTCTGA
- a CDS encoding MmpS family transport accessory protein: protein MQGISVGSLVRRRWTVIVAVLVVAVVAFTVDRLHGIFGSDNEVSRPSADTLENTGYNPKRVLFEVFGSPGSVATINYLDIDAQPQRVDDVALPWSQTLVTDDPTLFADLRAQGDGETIGCRITVNGVVKDERSTSNVNGYIACLDKSA, encoded by the coding sequence ATGCAGGGGATCTCGGTAGGAAGCCTGGTCAGGCGGCGCTGGACGGTGATCGTTGCCGTGCTGGTGGTGGCGGTCGTCGCCTTCACCGTCGACCGGTTGCACGGCATATTCGGTTCCGACAACGAGGTGTCGCGGCCCAGCGCTGACACCCTGGAGAACACCGGCTACAACCCGAAACGGGTTCTCTTCGAAGTGTTCGGATCACCCGGTTCGGTCGCCACCATCAACTACCTGGACATCGACGCACAACCCCAGCGGGTCGACGATGTGGCCTTGCCATGGTCACAAACCCTGGTCACAGACGACCCGACGCTGTTCGCCGACCTCAGGGCACAAGGGGACGGCGAGACCATCGGGTGCCGCATCACCGTCAATGGCGTGGTCAAGGACGAAAGGTCCACGAGCAACGTGAACGGTTACATCGCCTGCTTGGACAAGTCCGCATGA
- a CDS encoding RND family transporter: MSSRHAEDEVVGSRTAWTIRVLAVPIVLIWLAIAALTNILVPQLEVVGAARSVGLNAPDAPSTVAMRHIGQVFDEFNSDSAAMIVLEGDQPLGDDAHRFYDTLVKRLAEDTKHVEHIQDFWGDPLTAGGSQSKDGKAALVQVYLAGNQGEALSNQSVDAIREIVASVPPPPGVKAYVTGAAPLITDNFEVGSEGTEKVTGITFLVIAVMLLVVYRSLVTMLLMLVTVLIELAAARGVVAALAHSGVIGLSTYSTNLLTLLAIAAGTDYGIFIVGRYHEARSRGMDREAAYYDMFRGTVHVIVGSGLTIAGAVACLHFTRLPYFQTLGIPAAIGVLVTLVAALTLGPAVLTIGSRFGLLEPKRNPRAPRWRRIGTAIVRWPGPILVVSCLIALVGLLALPGYKTSYDGRPYLPESAPANVGYAAATRHFSEARLNPELLMVEADHDMRTPADMLVLERIAKAVLHTRGIALVQSITRPLGTPIKHSSIPFQISAQSASQIMNLGYQQDRAADLLKQANELSNTINILKQQVALQQASAAATHEQTQAFHDTVAIVNDLRDKIANFDDQFRPLRNYFYWEPHCFDIPMCAALRSVFDALDGIDKLSDQFGQITASLDKLDALQPKLVALLPPQIAIQERNRDLTLSNYATTSGTNSQSQEALENSTAMGQAFDSAKNDDSFYLPPEAFDNPDFKRGLKLFMSPDGKAARMIITHEGTPATPEGISHIDAIKDSAFDAIKATPLSDAKIYVAGTASAYKDIQDGAKYDLLIAALAAISLILLIMMFITRSLVAAMVIVGTVVLSLGASFGLSVLVWQYIFGIQLYWIVLALAIILLLAVGADYNLLLISRFQEEIGAGLKTGVIRAMAGTGRVVTAAGLVFAATMSSFIFSDLIVLGQIGTTIGLGLLFDTLIVRSFMTPSIAALLGRWFWWPQIVRPRPASRMLRPYGSRTSVRELLEPEPEPESKAEAGATT, from the coding sequence ATGAGCAGCCGGCACGCCGAAGATGAAGTCGTCGGCTCCAGGACGGCCTGGACCATCCGCGTGCTCGCCGTACCGATCGTGCTCATCTGGCTCGCCATCGCCGCACTGACGAACATCCTTGTGCCGCAGCTGGAAGTGGTCGGAGCAGCACGCTCTGTGGGACTGAACGCGCCCGACGCGCCATCGACCGTGGCGATGCGACACATCGGCCAGGTCTTCGACGAGTTCAACTCCGACAGCGCGGCCATGATCGTGCTCGAGGGCGACCAGCCTCTCGGCGATGACGCCCACCGCTTCTACGACACCCTGGTGAAACGGCTGGCCGAGGACACCAAGCACGTCGAGCACATCCAGGACTTCTGGGGTGACCCGCTCACGGCCGGCGGATCGCAGAGCAAGGACGGCAAAGCAGCTCTGGTGCAGGTGTACCTGGCCGGTAACCAGGGTGAAGCGCTGTCCAACCAATCGGTCGACGCCATCCGCGAGATCGTGGCCAGCGTCCCGCCACCGCCCGGGGTCAAGGCCTACGTGACCGGCGCCGCACCGCTCATCACCGACAACTTCGAGGTGGGCAGCGAGGGCACCGAAAAGGTCACCGGCATAACCTTCTTGGTGATCGCGGTGATGCTGCTCGTCGTCTACCGATCCCTCGTCACGATGCTCCTCATGCTCGTCACGGTCCTCATCGAACTGGCGGCCGCTCGAGGCGTCGTCGCCGCGCTCGCGCACTCCGGGGTCATCGGCCTGTCCACCTACTCGACGAACCTGCTGACCCTGCTGGCGATCGCCGCGGGCACGGACTACGGCATCTTCATCGTCGGCCGCTATCACGAAGCACGAAGCCGTGGAATGGACCGGGAAGCCGCGTACTACGACATGTTTCGCGGTACCGTGCACGTCATCGTCGGCTCCGGGCTGACCATCGCCGGCGCCGTGGCCTGCCTGCACTTCACCCGACTGCCCTACTTCCAGACCCTGGGCATACCCGCCGCCATCGGCGTGCTCGTGACGCTGGTGGCCGCGCTGACGCTGGGGCCCGCCGTACTGACCATCGGCAGCCGGTTCGGACTCCTTGAGCCGAAACGCAATCCACGCGCACCGCGATGGCGCCGCATCGGCACCGCGATCGTGCGTTGGCCCGGCCCCATCCTGGTGGTGTCGTGCCTGATCGCGCTCGTCGGTCTCCTCGCCCTGCCGGGATACAAGACCAGCTACGACGGCCGTCCCTACCTACCTGAATCAGCACCGGCGAACGTCGGTTACGCAGCCGCGACGCGCCACTTCTCCGAGGCCAGGCTGAATCCCGAGCTACTGATGGTCGAAGCCGACCACGACATGCGGACGCCCGCAGACATGCTGGTACTCGAACGCATCGCCAAGGCCGTTCTGCACACCCGCGGCATTGCCCTCGTCCAGTCGATCACCCGACCGCTGGGCACGCCGATCAAGCACAGCTCCATCCCATTTCAGATCAGTGCGCAAAGCGCCAGCCAGATCATGAATTTGGGTTACCAGCAGGACCGCGCCGCCGATCTGCTCAAGCAGGCCAACGAGCTGTCGAACACGATCAACATCCTCAAGCAGCAGGTCGCGTTGCAGCAGGCCAGTGCTGCCGCCACCCACGAGCAGACCCAGGCCTTCCACGACACCGTCGCGATCGTGAACGACCTGCGCGACAAGATCGCCAACTTCGACGATCAGTTCCGCCCGCTGCGCAACTACTTCTACTGGGAACCGCACTGCTTCGACATCCCCATGTGCGCGGCGCTGAGGTCGGTGTTCGACGCACTCGACGGCATCGACAAGCTCAGCGACCAGTTCGGCCAGATCACAGCGAGTTTGGACAAGCTCGACGCCCTCCAGCCGAAACTCGTGGCGCTGCTCCCACCGCAGATCGCCATCCAGGAGAGAAACCGTGACCTGACCCTGTCCAACTACGCCACCACGTCCGGGACCAACTCGCAGTCCCAGGAAGCCCTCGAGAATTCGACCGCGATGGGACAGGCCTTCGACTCCGCCAAGAACGACGACTCGTTCTATCTGCCGCCGGAGGCCTTCGACAATCCCGACTTCAAACGCGGCCTGAAACTGTTCATGTCACCCGACGGCAAAGCTGCCCGCATGATCATCACTCATGAGGGCACCCCCGCTACGCCCGAAGGCATCTCACACATCGACGCGATCAAGGACTCCGCGTTCGACGCGATCAAGGCCACTCCCCTGTCCGACGCCAAGATCTATGTGGCGGGAACCGCCTCGGCATACAAGGACATTCAGGACGGCGCCAAATACGACCTGCTCATCGCCGCGTTGGCCGCGATCAGCCTCATCCTGCTCATCATGATGTTCATCACCCGCAGCCTGGTCGCCGCAATGGTCATCGTCGGGACGGTCGTGCTGTCGTTGGGAGCGTCGTTCGGCCTGTCGGTCCTGGTGTGGCAGTACATCTTCGGCATCCAGTTGTACTGGATCGTGCTGGCACTGGCGATCATCCTGCTACTGGCGGTCGGAGCGGACTACAACCTGCTACTGATATCCCGGTTCCAGGAGGAGATCGGGGCAGGGCTGAAGACCGGCGTCATCCGCGCCATGGCCGGGACCGGCCGGGTGGTGACCGCCGCCGGCCTGGTGTTCGCGGCCACCATGTCCTCGTTCATCTTCAGCGATCTCATCGTGCTCGGCCAGATCGGCACCACGATCGGCCTCGGCCTGCTCTTCGACACCCTGATCGTGCGGTCGTTCATGACACCGTCCATCGCGGCGCTACTCGGCCGGTGGTTCTGGTGGCCACAGATCGTGCGGCCCCGCCCGGCCAGCCGCATGTTGCGTCCCTATGGTTCGCGCACCTCGGTACGCGAACTGCTCGAACCAGAACCAGAACCCGAGTCGAAGGCCGAGGCTGGGGCGACCACCTGA
- a CDS encoding LuxR C-terminal-related transcriptional regulator: MTRLAIAEDNAILRDGLTQLLVERGHDVVAKVGTADQIREIAETLRPEVFVIDIRMPPTFTDEGLIAAVSLRRSHPHVGVLVFSQWVETRYAAELLAGNPEGVGYLLKDRVADIGEFDAAVRRVAAGGTALDPEVVRQLMGTRRSGDALARLTPREREVLALMAEGHSNSALAEHLSVSERAVEKHIGSIFTKLDLPPSTAHHRRVLAVVTYLNS, from the coding sequence GTGACCCGGCTGGCGATCGCCGAGGACAATGCAATCCTGCGTGACGGCCTGACCCAGTTGCTCGTCGAACGCGGGCACGATGTCGTGGCCAAGGTGGGCACGGCCGACCAGATCCGGGAGATCGCCGAAACGCTGCGGCCGGAGGTGTTCGTCATCGACATCCGCATGCCGCCGACCTTCACCGACGAGGGGCTGATCGCTGCAGTCTCGTTGCGGCGCTCGCATCCGCATGTCGGTGTGCTGGTGTTCTCACAGTGGGTCGAGACTCGTTATGCCGCCGAGTTGTTGGCCGGGAATCCGGAAGGGGTGGGCTATCTGCTCAAGGACCGGGTGGCCGACATCGGCGAGTTCGACGCCGCGGTGCGGCGCGTCGCCGCCGGCGGCACCGCGCTGGATCCGGAAGTGGTGCGCCAGCTGATGGGAACCCGGCGCAGCGGTGATGCGCTGGCCCGGTTGACTCCCCGCGAGCGTGAGGTTCTCGCCCTGATGGCCGAGGGGCACTCGAACAGTGCCCTGGCCGAACATCTTTCGGTCTCCGAGCGTGCCGTGGAGAAACACATCGGCAGTATCTTCACCAAGCTCGACCTGCCGCCGTCGACCGCGCATCACCGCCGCGTGCTGGCGGTCGTCACCTACCTGAACTCCTAG
- a CDS encoding sensor histidine kinase codes for MTVTTTAITSTSAPEGRRRTLRTPFTAAAGRGYLYFLLVSVLALVGVVYLFVTGLTSGLLLITLVGIPLLALVVLSGRRWNALYRLLARLVGVTIDPPAPFARQASWPQTVAAALTDGVGWRSLGFLLLQSIVMTPLGYGVVLGVVISAVLVVSPVIWAITGEAIVSFDEPVDSLGIYLLLSAGGLLALYLLAWVMIGIGRAHVWLAEALLAPNDRDRRVGELERARADVVDDSAATLRRVERDLHDGTQARLIAVAMTLARAEEQLADPDKADRARRLVSDALANTKDTLTELRDLVRGIRPPALDLGLVPAVQTLVARNPIPVELVDDLAVRPSLGVETLAYFCVAELLANVSKHSGATQATVRLHSDADELRITVADNGSGGVEPANGSGLTGLADRLRMVDGRLDIDSPAGGPTTVTAVVPSGAQR; via the coding sequence ATGACCGTGACCACCACCGCAATCACCTCTACCTCCGCACCCGAAGGCCGGCGCCGAACACTGAGAACCCCGTTCACCGCGGCGGCGGGCCGTGGCTATCTCTATTTCCTGCTGGTGAGCGTCCTGGCACTCGTCGGCGTGGTCTACCTGTTCGTGACCGGCCTGACTTCGGGGCTGTTGCTCATCACCCTGGTCGGCATACCGCTGCTGGCGCTCGTGGTGCTGTCGGGACGACGGTGGAACGCGCTGTACCGGTTGCTGGCCCGGCTGGTCGGCGTCACCATCGACCCGCCGGCGCCGTTCGCCCGGCAGGCCAGCTGGCCCCAGACCGTGGCCGCTGCGCTGACAGACGGTGTCGGCTGGCGCAGCCTGGGTTTCCTTCTGCTGCAGAGCATCGTGATGACACCTCTCGGATACGGGGTCGTGCTGGGAGTCGTGATTTCGGCGGTCCTGGTGGTCTCCCCGGTGATCTGGGCGATCACGGGAGAAGCGATCGTCAGCTTCGACGAACCCGTGGACTCCCTCGGTATCTACCTACTGCTGTCGGCGGGTGGACTGCTCGCGCTGTATCTGTTGGCGTGGGTCATGATCGGTATCGGGCGTGCCCATGTCTGGCTGGCCGAAGCGCTGCTCGCCCCGAACGACCGCGACCGCCGGGTCGGCGAACTGGAGCGGGCCCGTGCCGATGTCGTCGACGATTCGGCAGCGACGCTGCGCCGCGTCGAGCGTGATCTGCACGACGGAACCCAGGCCAGGCTGATCGCGGTGGCGATGACGCTGGCGCGCGCCGAGGAACAGCTGGCCGACCCCGACAAGGCCGATCGGGCCCGGCGACTGGTCTCCGATGCACTGGCGAACACCAAGGACACCCTGACCGAACTGCGTGACCTGGTCCGCGGAATCCGGCCGCCTGCATTGGATCTCGGCCTGGTGCCGGCTGTGCAGACATTGGTGGCGCGTAACCCGATCCCCGTCGAGCTGGTCGACGATCTCGCCGTGCGGCCGTCGTTGGGTGTGGAGACGCTGGCGTACTTCTGTGTTGCCGAGTTGCTCGCCAACGTATCGAAGCATTCCGGTGCCACTCAGGCCACGGTGCGGCTGCACAGCGATGCCGACGAATTGCGGATCACCGTGGCGGACAACGGGTCAGGTGGGGTGGAGCCCGCCAACGGCTCGGGGTTGACCGGACTGGCGGATCGGCTGCGGATGGTTGACGGCCGGCTGGACATCGACAGTCCCGCCGGCGGGCCCACCACGGTGACTGCCGTCGTACCGTCGGGAGCACAGCGGTGA
- a CDS encoding TIGR03564 family F420-dependent LLM class oxidoreductase → MQISLIASLSETGGRSPVDATVENLAQLHEEGFRRVWMTQMPYEPDLLTVLAVAFREVDGIEVGTGVIPIQNQHPMLLAQRALTLSLISGGRFLLGLGMTHAAVTEGMWGIPWDKPVRRLREYLDGLQPLLDGEPADAPGETVTTRGALQIPGASAPEVYIAALGPQLLKLAGRRTAGTVTWMTGPATLAGHVVPTLRDAAGDRPVRVVAALPVSVTDDVDGARVQAAKQFAMYGHLPSYRAMLDREGYAGPEDAAIIGDESTVAERIRALGGVGVDEYVGVVFDASPETRARTRALLRSLDS, encoded by the coding sequence ATGCAGATCAGCCTCATCGCCTCGCTCAGTGAAACCGGCGGACGCTCCCCGGTCGACGCCACCGTAGAGAATCTCGCGCAACTGCACGAAGAGGGATTCCGGCGGGTCTGGATGACACAGATGCCCTATGAACCGGACCTGCTGACCGTTCTCGCGGTCGCGTTCCGCGAGGTCGACGGCATCGAGGTGGGCACCGGTGTCATCCCCATCCAGAATCAACACCCGATGCTGCTGGCCCAGCGCGCGCTCACGCTCAGCTTGATCAGCGGAGGCCGCTTCCTGCTCGGCCTCGGCATGACGCACGCGGCGGTGACCGAGGGCATGTGGGGAATTCCGTGGGACAAGCCGGTCCGCCGGCTCCGCGAGTATCTCGACGGGCTACAGCCCCTGCTGGACGGCGAGCCCGCTGACGCGCCGGGGGAGACGGTGACCACTCGCGGCGCACTGCAGATCCCGGGGGCGTCGGCGCCCGAGGTGTACATCGCCGCACTGGGGCCGCAACTGCTCAAACTGGCGGGGCGTCGCACCGCGGGCACGGTCACCTGGATGACGGGTCCGGCAACCCTGGCCGGTCACGTTGTCCCGACGCTGCGGGACGCCGCCGGGGACCGTCCGGTCCGGGTGGTGGCGGCACTTCCGGTCAGCGTCACCGATGACGTCGACGGGGCCCGCGTCCAGGCCGCCAAACAGTTCGCGATGTACGGGCATCTGCCGTCCTACCGGGCAATGCTCGACCGGGAGGGCTACGCCGGTCCTGAGGACGCTGCGATCATCGGCGACGAAAGCACTGTGGCTGAACGTATTCGGGCGCTCGGCGGGGTGGGCGTGGACGAATACGTCGGGGTGGTGTTCGACGCATCGCCCGAAACCAGGGCCCGCACTCGGGCGCTGCTGCGTTCACTCGACAGCTGA